The uncultured Cohaesibacter sp. genome window below encodes:
- a CDS encoding DeoR/GlpR family DNA-binding transcription regulator, which translates to MLSDRLKAVVNRVDHLGSVSVNELSEQFGVAVETIRRDLRVLEEAGYLRRTHGGASSLLDNDEVLAFGSRQSENADAKIRMAERAIPLIREGDRIFLDPSSSCWYLARALPDIPLTVMTNSVRIVFDLVQKSNVEVIGIGGRYYEKYGAFLGSITVSNILDFHADVCFHSCAGFLPESGAWDSNALNVGVKKAMLRASNTHALLCDTSKVGRGGFMLINEMNSIHCRVDEKGIHGALKRSS; encoded by the coding sequence ATGTTATCTGATCGATTGAAGGCTGTTGTAAATCGCGTCGACCATCTTGGATCTGTCAGTGTGAACGAGCTGTCCGAGCAGTTTGGTGTGGCTGTCGAGACGATCCGCCGGGATCTGCGGGTGCTGGAGGAGGCCGGCTATCTGCGGCGCACCCATGGCGGAGCCAGCTCACTGCTTGACAACGATGAGGTGCTGGCCTTCGGATCCCGTCAATCCGAGAATGCGGATGCCAAGATCAGGATGGCGGAAAGGGCGATTCCCCTCATCCGGGAGGGCGACAGGATCTTTCTCGATCCAAGTTCAAGCTGCTGGTATCTGGCCCGTGCCTTGCCAGATATCCCTCTCACCGTGATGACGAATTCGGTTCGGATCGTGTTTGATCTGGTGCAGAAATCCAATGTCGAGGTGATTGGCATCGGTGGGCGGTATTATGAAAAATACGGGGCGTTCCTCGGTTCGATAACCGTGAGCAATATTCTCGATTTTCATGCCGACGTCTGCTTCCACTCATGCGCCGGGTTTTTGCCGGAAAGCGGGGCATGGGACAGCAACGCCCTGAATGTGGGTGTGAAAAAGGCCATGCTGAGAGCCAGCAATACCCATGCCCTGTTGTGTGATACGAGCAAGGTTGGGCGGGGCGGATTCATGCTCATCAATGAAATGAACAGCATCCACTGCAGGGTGGATGAAAAGGGCATCCATGGAGCTTTGAAGCGAAGTTCGTGA
- a CDS encoding SDR family oxidoreductase, which produces MTEKLLDYAGKVVLVTGGSTGIGRATALAFARQGARVAIGNPTGAGKDAAEEIRDCGGEAIFVPTDVTSAASVEALVNATIDAFGRLDCAFNNAGILPPTKPLAEMTEKDFDSVINVDLRGVFLSMKYEIPEMLKTGGGAIVNTASVAGVIADPGMAPYAAAKHGVVGLTKAAALDYAKQGIRVNALAPGIVRTPMIERWLQDEAFAANLLAGSPMHRAADPEEIAGTVLFLCSPMASFTTGQVYLADGGQTAH; this is translated from the coding sequence ATGACTGAAAAACTGCTCGATTATGCCGGCAAGGTCGTTCTCGTCACAGGAGGGAGCACCGGCATTGGCCGAGCCACGGCTCTGGCTTTTGCCCGGCAGGGCGCCCGGGTTGCCATCGGCAATCCGACCGGGGCGGGAAAGGATGCCGCCGAGGAGATCCGCGACTGCGGAGGAGAGGCGATCTTTGTACCAACCGATGTGACAAGCGCCGCATCGGTGGAAGCGTTGGTGAATGCCACGATCGACGCATTCGGGCGACTGGATTGCGCCTTCAACAATGCCGGCATCCTGCCGCCGACCAAACCGCTTGCCGAGATGACGGAAAAGGATTTCGACAGCGTCATCAACGTCGATCTTCGGGGCGTGTTTCTCAGCATGAAATACGAGATCCCTGAGATGCTGAAGACCGGCGGTGGTGCCATCGTCAACACCGCCTCGGTGGCCGGTGTGATCGCCGATCCGGGCATGGCGCCCTATGCCGCAGCCAAGCATGGCGTTGTCGGTCTGACCAAGGCCGCCGCGCTCGATTATGCAAAACAGGGAATCCGTGTGAATGCTCTGGCCCCCGGAATCGTGCGCACGCCGATGATCGAGCGCTGGCTTCAGGACGAAGCTTTCGCGGCAAACCTACTTGCTGGCAGCCCAATGCATCGTGCTGCCGACCCCGAGGAAATCGCCGGGACCGTGCTGTTCCTCTGCTCTCCGATGGCAAGTTTCACCACCGGACAGGTCTATCTCGCCGATGGCGGGCAGACTGCACATTGA
- the fucK gene encoding L-fuculokinase, with amino-acid sequence MNDETREEAVLVLDCGSTNVRAIAVSASGKVIARASEKNTTYPDPDHEDWHYWSFEALCEKLFRCAREVIKVVAPDRIRAVTVTTFGADGTFLDASGKLIYPIISWKCSRTIEPMSYMDRYINPERVSAISGVGFFSFNTFNKFIWFRENHPELLDSASHFMFVSSLFTHLLTGRFTNDATMVGTSQLTDYRTQDYSQEILDAVGVQKSLFPETIFPGEVVGPLLKESADMMGLVAGTPVISAGHDTQFAIFGAGATPEQPVLSSGTWEILMARCPTIEIPTSEIFKTPFTCEWDVMRGHYNPGYQYIASAVIEWFARTMYSGVSGGNVYEVMIREAMEAPEDCHGVVIDPDMLIGNGTMSRLSLDVDRGSLVRAALNGLVVKLQNGLSILEQVGNFKASQLTMVGGGTRNQFWTQLKANALGIPINVLDEAETTVLGASMFALTGAGLYASADDARRAFNPPCHITLPET; translated from the coding sequence ATGAACGACGAGACAAGAGAAGAAGCGGTGTTGGTGCTGGATTGCGGCAGCACCAATGTGCGGGCCATTGCGGTCAGCGCGAGCGGCAAGGTGATCGCCCGCGCATCGGAGAAAAACACGACCTACCCAGATCCCGATCATGAGGACTGGCACTACTGGTCATTTGAGGCCCTGTGTGAAAAGCTCTTTCGCTGTGCCCGGGAGGTCATCAAGGTTGTCGCTCCCGATCGGATCAGGGCGGTCACGGTAACCACATTCGGTGCCGATGGCACCTTTCTTGATGCGTCAGGCAAGTTGATCTATCCCATTATCAGCTGGAAATGCTCAAGGACGATCGAACCCATGAGCTATATGGATCGCTATATCAATCCTGAACGGGTCAGTGCGATCAGCGGCGTGGGATTCTTCTCCTTCAACACGTTCAACAAATTCATCTGGTTTCGCGAGAACCATCCGGAGCTGCTGGACAGTGCCAGCCATTTCATGTTTGTCAGCTCGCTTTTTACGCATTTGCTGACCGGCCGCTTTACCAATGATGCGACGATGGTGGGCACGTCGCAACTGACCGATTACAGGACACAGGACTATAGCCAGGAAATACTGGATGCTGTCGGCGTGCAGAAATCGCTGTTTCCCGAGACCATCTTTCCCGGCGAGGTGGTCGGCCCTCTGCTGAAGGAGAGCGCCGACATGATGGGCCTGGTTGCCGGTACTCCGGTGATATCAGCTGGCCATGATACGCAGTTTGCCATCTTTGGTGCGGGGGCCACGCCCGAGCAGCCTGTTCTTTCCTCGGGGACATGGGAAATCCTGATGGCCCGCTGCCCGACCATCGAGATTCCGACAAGCGAAATTTTCAAGACGCCATTCACCTGCGAGTGGGATGTGATGCGCGGTCACTATAATCCGGGCTATCAATATATCGCCTCGGCCGTCATCGAATGGTTCGCACGCACGATGTATAGCGGTGTGTCCGGGGGCAATGTCTATGAGGTGATGATCAGGGAAGCGATGGAAGCGCCCGAAGATTGTCATGGCGTGGTTATCGATCCCGACATGCTCATTGGCAATGGAACCATGTCCAGACTGTCGTTGGATGTGGATCGGGGCTCTCTGGTTCGTGCAGCGCTCAACGGTCTGGTGGTCAAGCTGCAGAATGGCCTGTCCATTCTCGAGCAGGTTGGCAATTTCAAGGCTTCGCAGCTGACAATGGTCGGCGGGGGAACGCGAAACCAGTTCTGGACGCAGCTCAAGGCCAATGCGCTGGGCATTCCGATCAATGTACTGGATGAAGCCGAGACGACGGTGCTTGGCGCTTCCATGTTTGCCTTGACGGGAGCGGGCCTTTATGCGTCTGCCGATGATGCGCGGCGGGCCTTCAATCCACCCTGCCATATCACTCTGCCCGAGACTTGA
- a CDS encoding LysR family transcriptional regulator, with protein MERVPYSTIEQWSVLRAVVETGSYVKAAEALHRSQSSVSYAIGQLQKVLDVPLLTIEGRRAVLTEAGRALLNEAIPLIDELRYLESRSRSIAEGKPATIRLVVDYLYPKSLLFEALGRFNSEYPGVDIHLREVVRQPIGSLDGKQFDLAILMMGASTLWSEVLVEAPLITVAHESHPLAKLPGPIAPTLLSRYARIQMQGFEEGGEAIAEEGKIWRMNTVESAIEVIRRGIGFGRIPRHEIEPYLAEGSLVPLDIGPESTRTIPLGLCFSAAGRHVNPTVRALARLLGATLKGF; from the coding sequence ATGGAGCGCGTTCCCTATTCCACGATCGAGCAATGGAGTGTCTTGCGCGCTGTCGTCGAGACGGGTAGCTATGTCAAAGCTGCCGAGGCGCTGCATCGCAGCCAGTCTTCGGTCAGCTATGCCATTGGGCAACTGCAGAAAGTTCTGGACGTGCCGCTGTTGACCATCGAGGGGCGGCGGGCGGTTTTGACCGAGGCGGGGCGAGCGCTTCTCAATGAGGCCATCCCGTTGATTGACGAGTTGCGCTATCTGGAGAGCCGCAGTCGGTCCATTGCCGAGGGCAAGCCGGCGACCATCCGTCTGGTGGTGGACTATCTCTATCCCAAGTCCCTGCTGTTCGAGGCACTGGGCCGGTTCAATTCCGAGTATCCGGGCGTTGACATCCATCTCAGGGAAGTGGTGCGGCAACCCATCGGCTCGCTGGATGGCAAACAGTTCGATCTGGCCATCCTGATGATGGGAGCCTCGACGCTCTGGTCGGAGGTGCTGGTCGAAGCGCCGCTGATTACCGTGGCGCACGAAAGCCACCCTCTGGCCAAGCTGCCGGGACCGATTGCCCCGACACTGTTGTCGCGCTATGCCCGCATCCAGATGCAGGGGTTTGAGGAAGGGGGCGAGGCGATTGCCGAGGAAGGCAAGATCTGGCGGATGAATACCGTGGAAAGTGCCATTGAGGTCATCCGTCGTGGCATCGGATTTGGGCGTATTCCGCGCCACGAGATCGAGCCCTATCTGGCCGAGGGCAGTCTGGTGCCGCTCGACATCGGACCGGAAAGCACGCGGACCATTCCGTTGGGTCTGTGCTTCTCAGCCGCAGGTAGACATGTCAACCCGACCGTGCGTGCTCTGGCGCGGCTTTTGGGGGCGACGTTGAAGGGCTTCTGA
- a CDS encoding L-fuculose-phosphate aldolase — translation MHDTLENRQAIIDACIEMNATGLNQGTAGNISLRCGDGMLVTPSGIAYDQMKPEDIVYVSANGEYGQNQVPSSEWRFHLASYETRPDANAVVHNHAINATCVSILNRPIPAIHYMVAVAGGYDIPVVDYATYGTQELSDLVAGGLKDRAAILLRHHGMIATGETLAKAMWLANEVEALAKMYLNLLQVTDTPPLLSHDQIDTVLEKIKGYGLREKA, via the coding sequence ATGCACGACACTCTTGAAAACCGTCAGGCAATTATCGATGCCTGCATCGAAATGAACGCAACAGGGCTCAACCAGGGCACGGCAGGCAACATAAGCCTGCGCTGTGGTGACGGCATGCTGGTGACACCATCCGGTATCGCCTATGACCAGATGAAACCTGAAGACATCGTCTATGTCAGCGCAAACGGCGAATACGGGCAAAATCAGGTGCCATCCAGCGAATGGCGCTTTCATCTCGCCTCCTATGAGACAAGGCCGGACGCCAATGCTGTGGTTCACAACCACGCCATCAACGCAACCTGCGTTTCCATCCTGAACCGGCCAATTCCTGCCATTCATTACATGGTTGCTGTCGCTGGCGGATATGATATTCCGGTCGTCGACTACGCAACCTATGGCACACAGGAGCTATCGGATCTGGTGGCAGGGGGCCTGAAAGACCGGGCCGCAATCTTGCTGCGCCATCACGGCATGATAGCGACCGGAGAAACCCTCGCGAAAGCCATGTGGCTGGCCAATGAAGTGGAAGCCCTTGCGAAAATGTATCTGAACCTGCTGCAGGTCACCGACACGCCTCCGCTGCTGTCGCACGATCAGATCGATACGGTTCTTGAAAAGATCAAAGGCTATGGTCTGCGCGAAAAGGCCTAA
- a CDS encoding LysR family transcriptional regulator translates to MTMDVFKGMQVFTKVVELKSFAKAADTLGMSRGMASRYVANIEENLGVRLLNRTTRQLSITEAGNTYYHKSMQILALVAETEEDAASDTAKPRGTLRISCSVAFGGTQLSKAIAAYLLRYPDVKIEVVLCERIVNLVEEGFDLALRVANDLSPGLIARRLTPVRFVVCAAPDYLLRHGHPREPADLADHECLIFSESDAIGEWRFRRDGSTTRVKVHGKLHGNNGNMLCDAAASGLGVIYQPTFLTYDHLRNGRLVRLLPEWETDTFWAYAVYPHRQFLLPKVRTFIDFMVDYFGPHPFWDTEL, encoded by the coding sequence ATGACAATGGATGTCTTCAAAGGCATGCAGGTCTTCACCAAGGTCGTGGAGCTGAAGAGTTTCGCCAAGGCCGCCGATACCCTTGGCATGTCGCGCGGAATGGCATCGCGCTATGTCGCCAACATTGAAGAGAATCTCGGCGTGCGACTGCTCAACCGCACGACGCGGCAGCTTTCGATCACGGAAGCCGGCAACACCTACTATCACAAGTCTATGCAGATCCTCGCGCTGGTGGCAGAAACCGAAGAGGACGCCGCCAGTGACACGGCGAAGCCGCGGGGCACGCTCCGCATCAGTTGCTCGGTCGCCTTTGGCGGCACGCAGTTGAGCAAGGCCATCGCCGCCTATCTGCTGCGCTACCCTGATGTGAAGATCGAAGTGGTGCTGTGCGAACGCATCGTCAATCTGGTCGAGGAGGGCTTCGATCTGGCGTTGCGCGTTGCCAACGACCTCTCCCCCGGCCTGATCGCCCGCCGACTGACACCTGTCCGGTTTGTCGTCTGCGCCGCACCGGACTATCTGCTCAGGCACGGCCACCCTCGGGAACCGGCAGACCTTGCTGACCACGAATGCCTGATCTTCTCGGAATCGGACGCCATCGGGGAATGGCGCTTTCGGCGCGATGGCTCCACCACCCGCGTGAAGGTGCATGGCAAGCTGCACGGCAACAACGGCAACATGCTGTGTGATGCAGCCGCCAGCGGGCTGGGCGTCATCTACCAGCCGACCTTCCTGACCTATGACCATCTGCGCAACGGACGCCTCGTGCGACTCTTGCCGGAGTGGGAAACCGACACCTTCTGGGCCTACGCGGTTTATCCCCACCGCCAGTTCCTGCTCCCCAAGGTGCGGACCTTCATCGATTTCATGGTCGACTATTTTGGCCCTCATCCTTTCTGGGACACCGAGCTTTGA
- a CDS encoding TRAP transporter small permease, producing the protein MRFLDRFVCWVITALFVFFVSITFLQVLLRYLFSNSLGWIDEISRYSFIWMVFLAAAVCSRRGTHMAITLLEEILDGRGQRVLLILADLGMIIFAAVIGIGGWQLMQLNWTSTSPATGLPIAWVQLALPLFGAFTVIFSIEHLIAELRAKPIALEDAAVDEGA; encoded by the coding sequence ATGCGCTTTCTTGACCGGTTCGTTTGCTGGGTCATAACCGCCCTTTTCGTTTTCTTTGTATCGATCACCTTCCTGCAGGTGCTCTTGCGCTATCTTTTCTCGAACTCCCTTGGATGGATCGACGAAATCTCCCGCTACAGTTTCATCTGGATGGTCTTTCTGGCTGCTGCCGTGTGTTCGCGCCGCGGAACGCACATGGCCATTACCCTGCTGGAAGAAATACTGGATGGCCGGGGGCAGCGGGTGCTGCTGATCCTTGCCGATCTGGGCATGATCATCTTTGCCGCCGTGATCGGAATTGGCGGCTGGCAACTGATGCAGCTGAACTGGACCTCGACATCGCCTGCCACCGGGCTGCCCATCGCCTGGGTGCAGCTGGCGTTGCCACTGTTCGGCGCCTTCACGGTGATTTTCTCCATCGAACATCTCATCGCCGAGCTTCGCGCAAAACCGATCGCGCTTGAAGACGCAGCTGTCGACGAAGGAGCCTGA
- a CDS encoding phenolic acid decarboxylase — MSDEFESTKPEELTAFVGKHLIYTYDNGWQYELYVKNEKTIDYRIHSGMVGGRWVRDQETHIVRLSDNVFKISWDEPTGTCVSVAVNLAERKLHGVIFFPRWIANDPKLTVCYQNDHLDQMKSLRDAGPTYPKLVIDEFATVTFVEDCAANDETVVSCAPSDLPEGYAARRN, encoded by the coding sequence ATGTCCGACGAATTTGAATCCACGAAACCAGAAGAATTGACCGCTTTCGTAGGCAAGCACCTGATCTACACCTACGACAACGGTTGGCAATATGAGCTGTATGTGAAGAACGAGAAAACCATCGACTACCGCATTCACAGCGGCATGGTCGGCGGCCGCTGGGTGCGTGATCAGGAAACCCATATCGTGCGTCTGTCCGACAATGTCTTCAAGATTTCCTGGGACGAGCCGACAGGCACCTGCGTCAGCGTTGCAGTCAATCTCGCCGAACGGAAGCTGCACGGTGTAATCTTCTTCCCGCGCTGGATTGCCAACGATCCAAAGCTTACGGTCTGCTACCAGAATGACCATCTCGACCAGATGAAATCCCTGCGCGACGCTGGCCCGACCTACCCCAAGCTCGTCATAGACGAATTCGCAACCGTCACCTTCGTGGAAGACTGTGCTGCCAACGACGAAACCGTCGTCAGTTGCGCTCCTTCCGACCTGCCAGAGGGTTACGCCGCCCGCCGCAACTAG
- a CDS encoding MBL fold metallo-hydrolase: MSNSKDDHDHDHHHHHHAHPNGVCDCIPKWFIDNLGQVGLPYSKVEDYAVPPEESYGSLFLPDRIKNGYHIKELNDGVYWVSGGWYDCMFVCTGNGVIAVDAPPSLGEHLLDAIASVTDEPVTHMVYSHWHADHVGAASMFGPNIKRIAHEKTAELLTRFPDKYRPVPTETFSKDATLDVNGVKLDLSYKGQNHSEGNIFIYAPKQKVLTAIDILAPGWVAFKDCDSSENITGWIDAHDQILDYDFDAIICGHVSRYGTREDVLTAREYTHDIIRFSREALLEVELEYFLKELGGTYKGAFRAAEENYFSAITNLVTKNVLEVTTSNGQRWAERLNGADVMTKNNAYTMIQKIRLEQSHNGYVQRDGHHPEGFFL, encoded by the coding sequence ATGTCAAACTCAAAAGATGACCATGATCATGACCACCATCATCATCACCATGCCCACCCCAATGGCGTGTGTGACTGCATTCCGAAATGGTTTATCGACAATCTCGGCCAGGTCGGTCTTCCATACAGCAAGGTAGAGGACTATGCGGTTCCGCCAGAAGAATCCTACGGCAGCCTGTTCTTGCCGGATCGCATCAAGAATGGCTATCACATCAAGGAACTGAATGATGGCGTCTACTGGGTTTCCGGCGGCTGGTATGACTGCATGTTCGTGTGCACCGGCAATGGCGTGATCGCGGTTGATGCTCCTCCGTCTCTTGGAGAACACCTGCTGGACGCCATTGCCAGCGTGACCGATGAACCTGTAACCCACATGGTCTACAGTCACTGGCACGCCGACCATGTCGGTGCAGCCTCCATGTTCGGCCCGAACATCAAGCGCATTGCCCATGAGAAGACCGCAGAATTGCTGACGCGTTTCCCGGACAAGTATCGCCCGGTTCCGACCGAGACCTTCTCCAAGGATGCGACACTCGATGTGAATGGTGTCAAGCTGGACCTCTCTTATAAGGGGCAGAATCACAGTGAAGGCAATATCTTCATCTATGCTCCCAAGCAGAAGGTGCTGACTGCCATCGATATTCTGGCTCCGGGCTGGGTTGCCTTCAAGGATTGCGACTCGTCGGAAAACATCACCGGCTGGATCGATGCGCACGACCAGATTCTGGACTATGACTTCGACGCCATCATTTGCGGCCACGTTTCCCGTTACGGCACCCGTGAAGATGTTCTGACCGCCCGCGAATATACCCACGACATCATCCGCTTCTCGCGGGAAGCCCTGCTGGAAGTGGAACTGGAATATTTCCTGAAAGAGCTGGGCGGCACCTACAAGGGAGCATTCCGAGCCGCAGAGGAGAATTACTTCTCTGCTATCACCAACCTCGTTACCAAGAATGTGCTCGAGGTAACCACCTCCAACGGTCAGCGTTGGGCCGAGCGCCTTAACGGTGCCGACGTCATGACCAAGAACAACGCCTACACGATGATCCAGAAGATCCGTCTGGAACAGTCACACAATGGCTACGTCCAGCGTGATGGTCATCACCCTGAAGGCTTTTTCCTTTAG
- a CDS encoding zinc-binding alcohol dehydrogenase family protein, with protein sequence MKALRFNEYGQPDVLQVADMELPTPGPGEVLVRVAAAAINPSDVKNVAGLFSATLPRTPGRDFAGTVVSEGAWQGKAVWGSGAGFGVIRDGAQREYLCLSANWLSEMPANLSQPEAATVGVPYVTAWTALVRAGDIRSDETVLITGSNGAVGRAAIQIARWKGARVIAVGRSDHPSEADVAINTSKEDLQAAVAEATGGRGVDMVLDAVGGPMFEPALKTLRQGGRQVAITSAGMRRVEFDLMDYYHSQLHLIGVDTMKLTGIEIASILDDLRPGFESGALTPAPYSLLSIEDARKAYASLSSGKASQKQVIVFD encoded by the coding sequence ATGAAAGCATTGCGTTTCAACGAATATGGCCAGCCCGACGTGCTGCAGGTGGCTGACATGGAACTGCCAACCCCCGGCCCTGGTGAGGTCCTCGTGCGAGTTGCTGCCGCAGCCATCAATCCCAGCGACGTCAAGAATGTCGCCGGTTTGTTTTCCGCCACTCTGCCGCGCACGCCCGGCCGTGATTTTGCAGGAACCGTGGTGTCGGAAGGGGCATGGCAAGGAAAGGCAGTCTGGGGGAGCGGTGCCGGTTTCGGCGTGATCCGTGACGGCGCGCAGCGCGAATATCTCTGCCTGTCAGCCAACTGGCTGTCGGAAATGCCCGCCAACCTTTCCCAGCCCGAGGCAGCCACGGTTGGTGTGCCCTATGTGACCGCCTGGACGGCGCTTGTTCGGGCCGGTGATATACGCTCTGACGAAACGGTGCTGATCACCGGCAGCAACGGGGCGGTTGGCCGCGCGGCCATCCAGATTGCTCGCTGGAAAGGAGCGCGGGTGATCGCCGTTGGACGTTCGGATCATCCGTCTGAAGCCGACGTTGCCATCAACACCAGCAAAGAGGATCTGCAAGCCGCCGTGGCAGAAGCGACAGGCGGGCGGGGCGTTGACATGGTGCTGGATGCGGTTGGTGGCCCGATGTTCGAGCCGGCGCTCAAGACCCTACGTCAGGGCGGACGGCAGGTTGCCATCACCAGTGCGGGCATGCGACGGGTCGAATTCGACTTGATGGACTACTATCACAGCCAACTGCATCTGATCGGCGTGGACACCATGAAGCTGACCGGTATCGAGATCGCCTCCATTCTTGACGACCTCCGTCCCGGCTTCGAAAGTGGCGCATTGACGCCCGCGCCCTATTCCCTTTTGTCCATTGAGGATGCGCGCAAGGCCTACGCCAGCCTGAGCTCGGGAAAGGCCAGCCAGAAGCAGGTCATCGTCTTCGACTGA
- a CDS encoding TRAP transporter large permease: protein MLPYLLISFVVLLILRIPVSAAMGLSGAFALLTSDMNIPFAVVPQRVFVLLDSTSLLAIPFFILAGAIMEQGGMAKRMISFAEAMVGHWRGGLAQVSVLASTIFSALTGSSAASATATGSVLIPAMKRTGYPAGYAAALQASSAAIGPIIPPSIIMVVYGSLAGVSVGSLFLSGVVPGLFIAIGLFIVNAIMARRHGWGGGAKTPARERMIAAKHAAAALLAPIIIVGGILGGIFTPTEAGAVAVVYACIVSLGLYREIGFRQLSKVILDAALTTGILGLIIASAGIFGWVLALEQVPQMVVDWVQSVTTSPSIAVLLVVLFILAVGCVVDVTAAVIILVPVFAPLGASYGFDPVHFGVIMCLSLVYGNVTPPVGLLLFITASIAKCPVSEVMRHQFPFYLVLTLALIATVAFPSLVMILTYL from the coding sequence ATGCTTCCCTATCTGCTCATATCCTTTGTTGTCTTGCTGATCCTGCGCATCCCCGTGTCTGCAGCCATGGGGCTTTCCGGGGCGTTCGCCCTGCTGACATCAGACATGAACATCCCCTTTGCCGTGGTGCCGCAGCGCGTGTTCGTGCTGCTGGACAGCACCTCGCTATTGGCCATTCCCTTTTTCATTCTCGCCGGAGCCATCATGGAGCAGGGGGGAATGGCCAAGCGGATGATCAGTTTTGCCGAGGCCATGGTGGGCCACTGGCGGGGCGGGCTTGCCCAGGTTTCGGTGCTGGCGAGCACGATCTTCTCGGCACTCACCGGCTCCAGCGCCGCCAGCGCCACCGCGACGGGATCGGTTCTCATTCCGGCCATGAAGCGCACCGGTTATCCGGCAGGCTATGCTGCCGCTTTGCAGGCTTCGAGCGCCGCCATCGGGCCGATCATTCCTCCGTCGATCATCATGGTGGTCTATGGGTCGCTGGCCGGGGTCTCGGTCGGGTCGCTGTTCCTGTCCGGCGTTGTGCCGGGGCTGTTCATTGCCATCGGACTGTTCATCGTCAATGCCATCATGGCCCGCCGTCATGGCTGGGGTGGCGGGGCGAAAACGCCAGCCAGGGAACGCATGATTGCTGCAAAGCACGCCGCAGCGGCGTTGCTGGCGCCGATCATCATCGTGGGGGGTATTCTGGGCGGTATTTTCACTCCCACGGAAGCGGGGGCGGTCGCGGTGGTCTATGCCTGCATCGTCAGCCTTGGGCTCTATCGCGAAATCGGCTTTCGGCAATTGTCAAAGGTCATTCTCGATGCCGCTCTGACCACCGGAATCCTGGGCCTGATCATCGCTTCTGCGGGCATTTTTGGCTGGGTTCTGGCGCTGGAACAGGTGCCGCAGATGGTTGTTGACTGGGTGCAGAGCGTGACAACGAGCCCGAGCATCGCCGTGCTACTCGTCGTCCTGTTCATCCTTGCGGTCGGATGCGTGGTCGATGTGACCGCCGCTGTGATCATTCTTGTTCCTGTGTTTGCGCCGCTGGGCGCCAGCTATGGCTTCGACCCGGTCCATTTTGGCGTGATCATGTGCCTGTCGCTGGTCTATGGCAACGTGACCCCACCTGTCGGCTTGTTGTTGTTTATCACCGCATCCATTGCAAAATGTCCGGTCAGCGAGGTGATGCGCCACCAGTTCCCCTTCTATCTGGTGTTGACGCTGGCGCTCATCGCCACGGTTGCCTTCCCGTCGCTGGTGATGATCCTCACCTATCTCTAG